A single window of Parabacteroides pacaensis DNA harbors:
- a CDS encoding interleukin-like EMT inducer domain-containing protein: MSSTAKHIRISKTARPRTGRELDAFTNSGSASISSIEGGSSSSGGGVTNHADLKGIVSSSESYLSTEKAIHLTASMMDEIKADVEKGKKITYKDGYLLYNNAKIRAGYADEARDLSTDSPVYNRFLRKDIPDTAKEKITFEKGIQVSGGVLADALEVRGLAKAVNLEVSERSRTRDLVVTRLAEILQLSVTDVATLAKVIVKEFISSEKFIPGFDGEGMKIWKLASGDWEGEIDTLTIRKSLKAFELIIQKIRAVNGGLVISQANGKIAVIKDLGEIYHIGFEDDLMFYPGDLIRCQTWKKTGSKYYWVTVNGFDTVNGLINVSKAEFNGVVPEIGDEVVQMGNVNTVSRQSLIYLSAAEDGRPVIDILSGVNSKSFTGKIKTRLGCLDGITDTDFPSDMQPSGYGLYCANGFFKGSFILRSGKTLENYTAEQINNIKIGGRNYLLDSAKERTSPTEYVSVDITNIVKENLGKTFTISADVKPAISGEISMYHLGNYIVGFRKSFILEANKYTRISATGTFEKTTGSPQGDICNLSFYGTYGTGRILTVKNIKIEEGNKATDWTPAPEDLEALSNQAKAAADTAQSTANTAKTNAQTANTLLADIANDNKLTPSEKQDTKKEWDIIISEKPKNDTAADKYAIAKTAYATAYNNLNSYITPLLASLTTTSNITGTDFRAKFKAYYDARTDLLNAISVKAKTLADTAQTAANNAQTAANQANQAITTIKTELSAIPGKITAAVTETKTYTDSQVNGIQVGGDNFVVNGDLRYYRTLDTLAWDKTLNGNIVSFRGWGYGYNNGVPEPTKGFHAHMNISKFGYPVFELINRNKQFGYEKRWLGVANTIDESFRKIMVPGEQYTIGMDIYSDTLNGEIHGGLHHYKVNDTTPSFYSGTYGFLAKKTNSWERFEWTFTLREDIDISKPISLYVYGYNGVESSKWFRNVSLQKGTKGSFTRSSLDLAYDTELAKTAADTAQSTANTAKTNAQTAQSTADAAKTRVEAVRTELDSRITVNANSIAQKVAKTDFDALGRRVSTAESNITTHAGLIEQRVTKTEFNNLQVGTRNYIILSKLTSHTPYNTIPTVSGTTITTKLVKASTDVNFTIAVSGYGPTVGEIYTISGIMKKNGNPVTNVMWIRKAATTYNQPSIFKVDDNTGRFEIITMYNVSGGNWLFHTTIQGNVNDIITIEKLKFEKGNKATDWTPAPEDLEAKVSTHETRIQQTENSITSHASTLNSLGTRLSSAEQKITPDAIKSTVRGEITAVDNKAIAAQTAANQAKTAADAAQATANTAQANLNKGKLYLKGTGANNPSSRQLILNNDGVNLVANNRGLCLVVIRRSDLVITSRAYYDTYNSDNSCGSLASTLNNLSSAYIVCLTSYDAIRINQTLANAIVRCGGSGFTTPDDRVPYAFVGIPGIGKGKGLEVYSGTASTDQPAEITTKIDNGMFTGSNTAIQFAESQIKQTKESIQLSISSLSSKMLYKDPDFHFGLNDIKVYNNSGGSTVTVTRVARSADCPTTSGYMLQISRTGTSTPGLGGFAFANMSRANAIFETRIKAKIPVGYTIEWASNPIGTEGSLEWLTSQAGTGRWEEYICRVTCGSSGTFGPTNYFYLKGTLANITWYVAYATVYDLYVHEDLASQINLAPGSVKIAASKIDITGAVTFNSFDQALKNTVNSKATPADIDSKINTFKGSLGGLAYEDKIGIAQLGETVIKGGYLKTELIDVDQLSVKKLNGATGSFEQLDCVDQYGNVAGYIKFNDIGEIIFNGGCFFNKRVRIDGSVDIYGKIMHSNKFLTSDLWCRNGFGAMERTMAIVTNTYMYFYPDGRSKAGVYKALSASGGVYTVPLFGMDGDANGFPVDIVLIKSTSVYTYQFQNSPGKIIHVLNANHNNRIIVKTAGNGNMEFAGGTGATMMCVNTADLYPAPASSAGFGWILLGWIGNNW, from the coding sequence ATGAGCAGTACGGCAAAACATATAAGAATATCTAAAACGGCCCGTCCCCGGACGGGTAGAGAATTAGATGCTTTTACAAATAGCGGAAGTGCTTCTATTTCTTCTATAGAAGGTGGTTCTTCTTCCAGTGGAGGCGGTGTGACCAATCACGCGGATTTAAAAGGTATCGTATCCAGTTCGGAGAGTTATTTATCTACTGAAAAGGCCATTCATCTTACAGCCTCGATGATGGATGAAATTAAGGCTGATGTAGAGAAGGGTAAAAAGATTACTTACAAAGATGGCTACCTTTTATATAACAATGCCAAGATACGGGCCGGCTATGCCGATGAAGCCCGCGACTTGTCAACCGATAGCCCGGTTTATAATAGATTCCTTCGTAAAGATATTCCAGATACCGCTAAAGAGAAAATAACCTTTGAGAAGGGTATTCAGGTATCAGGTGGTGTACTCGCCGATGCTTTAGAGGTAAGAGGACTAGCCAAAGCCGTGAATCTGGAAGTGTCCGAGAGATCCAGAACACGCGATCTTGTAGTTACCCGGCTGGCCGAGATACTACAACTTAGTGTTACCGATGTGGCTACACTGGCTAAGGTCATTGTCAAAGAGTTTATCTCTTCCGAAAAGTTTATTCCCGGATTTGACGGGGAAGGGATGAAAATCTGGAAACTGGCCTCTGGGGACTGGGAAGGTGAAATAGATACCTTGACTATCCGGAAGTCGTTAAAGGCTTTCGAACTGATCATACAGAAGATCAGGGCTGTTAATGGTGGGCTTGTAATCAGTCAAGCCAACGGCAAAATAGCTGTGATTAAAGATTTAGGAGAAATATACCACATCGGGTTTGAGGATGATTTAATGTTCTATCCGGGTGACTTGATTCGCTGTCAAACATGGAAGAAAACGGGATCTAAATATTACTGGGTAACGGTTAACGGTTTTGATACGGTAAACGGGCTTATTAATGTTAGTAAGGCTGAATTTAACGGTGTTGTACCTGAAATCGGCGATGAAGTGGTACAGATGGGAAATGTAAATACGGTCTCCCGTCAGTCCTTGATCTATCTCTCGGCCGCCGAAGATGGACGTCCGGTTATTGATATTCTGTCTGGTGTTAACAGCAAATCGTTTACCGGTAAAATAAAAACTCGTTTAGGCTGTCTGGATGGTATAACAGATACGGACTTTCCTTCCGATATGCAGCCTTCCGGCTATGGGTTATATTGCGCTAACGGGTTCTTTAAGGGTTCTTTTATCCTACGATCCGGAAAGACATTAGAGAATTATACGGCTGAACAGATCAATAATATAAAGATCGGAGGTCGTAATTATTTGCTGGATTCGGCAAAAGAACGAACTTCACCGACAGAATATGTAAGCGTAGATATCACTAATATAGTAAAAGAAAATCTAGGTAAAACCTTTACTATATCGGCTGATGTAAAGCCGGCGATTTCTGGGGAAATATCTATGTATCATCTCGGAAATTACATTGTAGGATTTAGAAAAAGTTTTATCCTAGAAGCTAATAAATATACTCGAATTTCCGCTACCGGGACTTTTGAAAAAACAACAGGTTCGCCACAAGGTGACATTTGTAACTTATCTTTTTACGGTACTTACGGAACCGGAAGAATCTTAACGGTCAAGAATATAAAGATCGAGGAAGGGAACAAAGCCACAGATTGGACGCCAGCCCCCGAAGATTTAGAAGCGTTATCCAACCAAGCCAAAGCTGCGGCAGATACGGCTCAATCAACCGCTAACACCGCAAAAACAAACGCACAAACCGCAAACACCCTTTTAGCTGACATAGCGAATGATAATAAGTTAACTCCTTCCGAAAAACAGGACACAAAGAAGGAATGGGATATTATTATTTCTGAAAAACCGAAAAATGATACCGCAGCGGATAAATACGCTATTGCAAAAACTGCTTACGCAACGGCTTATAATAACCTGAACAGTTATATTACTCCGCTTCTGGCTTCATTAACTACTACAAGTAATATAACCGGCACAGACTTCCGCGCTAAGTTTAAGGCGTATTATGACGCGAGGACAGACCTTTTAAATGCCATCTCTGTGAAGGCTAAAACTCTGGCTGATACAGCCCAGACAGCTGCCAATAACGCGCAGACAGCTGCAAATCAGGCAAACCAAGCTATTACAACTATAAAAACCGAATTATCCGCTATTCCCGGAAAGATCACGGCCGCCGTAACGGAAACAAAGACTTACACAGATAGTCAAGTAAATGGTATTCAGGTAGGCGGAGACAACTTTGTCGTGAATGGCGATCTCCGTTATTACAGAACTCTAGATACTTTAGCCTGGGATAAAACTCTAAATGGTAATATTGTGTCGTTTCGCGGTTGGGGTTACGGTTACAATAACGGTGTGCCAGAACCCACAAAAGGTTTTCACGCTCACATGAACATCTCTAAGTTCGGTTATCCTGTTTTTGAACTTATTAATAGAAACAAACAGTTCGGATACGAAAAAAGATGGCTGGGAGTAGCTAATACTATTGATGAAAGTTTTAGAAAGATTATGGTTCCCGGCGAGCAATACACCATCGGTATGGATATTTATTCGGATACGCTCAACGGGGAAATACATGGAGGATTACATCATTATAAAGTTAATGATACTACACCCTCTTTTTATTCGGGTACATATGGTTTTTTAGCAAAAAAAACCAATAGCTGGGAACGTTTTGAATGGACTTTTACATTACGTGAAGATATAGACATAAGTAAACCTATTAGTCTTTACGTATATGGCTATAATGGGGTTGAATCCTCTAAATGGTTTAGAAACGTCTCCCTTCAAAAAGGAACAAAGGGAAGTTTTACCCGTTCATCCCTTGATCTAGCGTATGATACAGAGCTAGCCAAAACAGCCGCAGATACGGCTCAATCAACTGCCAACACGGCTAAAACAAATGCTCAAACGGCTCAATCAACCGCGGATGCGGCAAAGACGAGGGTAGAAGCAGTAAGAACTGAATTAGATTCCCGTATCACGGTCAACGCTAACTCTATAGCCCAAAAGGTAGCTAAAACAGACTTTGACGCACTGGGGAGACGTGTTTCAACAGCCGAAAGTAATATCACCACACATGCCGGGTTAATCGAACAACGGGTTACTAAGACGGAGTTTAACAACCTACAAGTAGGAACAAGGAACTATATTATATTATCAAAACTTACAAGCCATACACCTTATAATACTATTCCTACTGTATCAGGAACTACGATTACAACAAAACTGGTTAAAGCCAGTACAGATGTAAACTTCACTATAGCTGTATCTGGCTACGGCCCTACCGTGGGTGAAATATATACTATTTCCGGTATAATGAAAAAAAATGGCAATCCCGTTACAAACGTAATGTGGATACGCAAGGCTGCCACGACATACAACCAGCCCTCAATATTTAAAGTGGACGATAATACGGGACGTTTTGAAATTATAACAATGTATAACGTCTCCGGTGGTAACTGGCTTTTCCATACAACAATACAGGGGAATGTAAACGATATAATTACAATTGAAAAACTAAAATTTGAAAAGGGAAATAAGGCCACAGACTGGACGCCAGCCCCGGAGGATTTAGAGGCTAAAGTATCCACTCATGAAACGCGGATACAACAAACAGAAAATAGTATAACCTCTCACGCTTCAACCCTTAACAGCTTAGGAACCCGCCTAAGTAGCGCGGAACAGAAGATTACTCCGGACGCGATTAAAAGCACGGTACGCGGAGAGATCACGGCTGTTGATAATAAGGCTATAGCCGCACAAACGGCAGCTAATCAGGCTAAAACGGCAGCAGACGCAGCGCAGGCAACCGCTAATACGGCCCAAGCAAATCTCAATAAAGGTAAGCTGTATTTGAAAGGCACAGGGGCCAATAATCCTAGCTCGCGGCAGCTGATTTTAAACAATGACGGGGTTAACCTAGTAGCTAACAACCGAGGGTTATGCCTTGTGGTTATCCGTCGCTCCGATCTTGTGATAACTTCGCGAGCGTATTATGATACATATAATAGTGATAACAGTTGTGGCAGCTTAGCATCTACATTGAATAACCTGTCAAGTGCCTATATCGTTTGTTTAACCAGTTATGATGCGATCCGGATTAATCAAACTCTAGCTAACGCTATCGTCCGGTGTGGTGGTAGCGGGTTTACAACACCTGATGATCGTGTCCCGTATGCCTTTGTCGGTATTCCGGGTATTGGTAAAGGAAAGGGCTTGGAAGTTTATTCCGGAACAGCTTCTACCGACCAACCGGCCGAGATCACAACGAAGATCGACAACGGTATGTTTACGGGTAGTAACACAGCCATTCAATTCGCTGAATCACAGATCAAACAGACGAAAGAATCTATTCAGCTTTCTATTTCGTCTTTATCCTCCAAGATGTTGTATAAAGATCCGGATTTTCACTTTGGATTAAACGACATAAAGGTTTATAATAATTCTGGTGGTAGTACAGTAACAGTTACGCGGGTTGCCCGATCTGCCGACTGTCCTACTACAAGCGGATATATGTTACAAATTTCCAGAACAGGTACATCTACTCCGGGGCTAGGAGGCTTTGCCTTTGCAAATATGTCAAGGGCTAACGCCATCTTTGAAACGCGGATTAAAGCCAAAATTCCAGTAGGATATACGATTGAATGGGCTTCAAACCCGATCGGTACGGAAGGTAGCCTAGAGTGGCTTACATCTCAAGCCGGTACAGGCAGATGGGAGGAATATATATGTCGGGTAACTTGTGGATCATCCGGTACATTCGGCCCTACAAATTATTTCTATCTGAAAGGAACATTAGCTAATATCACTTGGTATGTCGCTTACGCTACGGTATATGACTTGTATGTACATGAAGATTTAGCCTCTCAAATCAACCTAGCGCCGGGAAGTGTAAAAATAGCGGCTTCCAAGATCGACATTACAGGAGCCGTGACATTTAATTCGTTTGACCAAGCCTTAAAGAACACGGTTAATAGTAAGGCTACACCCGCCGATATCGACAGTAAGATCAATACGTTTAAAGGCTCCTTAGGAGGGTTAGCCTATGAAGATAAAATAGGGATAGCCCAACTTGGAGAAACCGTTATAAAGGGAGGGTATTTAAAGACTGAACTAATAGATGTAGATCAACTTAGCGTTAAAAAGCTGAACGGAGCCACAGGATCATTTGAGCAATTAGATTGTGTTGATCAATATGGAAACGTAGCCGGCTATATAAAATTTAATGATATTGGAGAAATCATATTTAACGGAGGCTGTTTTTTTAACAAACGAGTGCGTATAGACGGGTCGGTAGACATTTATGGGAAAATTATGCATTCCAACAAGTTTTTAACTTCCGACCTCTGGTGCAGGAATGGGTTCGGTGCTATGGAAAGAACAATGGCTATCGTTACGAACACCTATATGTATTTTTATCCGGATGGACGGTCTAAAGCCGGGGTATATAAAGCCCTTTCGGCTAGTGGTGGTGTTTATACGGTTCCGCTATTCGGCATGGATGGAGATGCCAACGGTTTTCCCGTTGACATCGTACTAATAAAATCAACATCAGTATATACATATCAATTCCAAAATTCACCGGGTAAAATCATACATGTATTAAACGCTAACCAT